Genomic DNA from Lactococcus garvieae:
TGATGCTGATGAAGAAATGATTGAAAGATGGTATTTAGAACGGTTCAATAGCTTACTGAAGCTGGCAAAAAATGATCCACATAATTACTATCATCAATTCACTAAAATGCCACACGATGAAGTCGTAAAATTAGCACGTGAAACATGGACCAATATAAATCTTCCTAATTTGCGTGACTACATCGAACCCACTCGTAATCGTGCGGAAGTTATTTTGCACAAAACGGATAATCATTACATTGATAAAATTTATTTGAAGAAATTTTGAGATAAAATAACAATGATTTACTCTTTGATTAAAAATACTATCTTTTTATATCAAACGTTTTTATATTCCGTTCTTTTATGATAGAATATTTTAATATTAATTTTTAGGAGGCCCACTTGTCTGATAAACAACTTGAAAAAATTATCGTTCTTGACTATGGTAGTCAATATAACCAATTGATTGCTCGTCGCATTCGTGAAATCGGTGTTTTCTCAGAGCTAATGAGTCATAAAGTAACAGCTCAAGAAATCCGTGAAATAAACCCACTAGGGATTGTTCTTTCTGGGGGTCCTAACTCCGTTTACGACGAAGGTTCATTTGATATTGATCCTGAAATTTTTGACCTTGGATTACCTATTTTAGGTATCTGCTATGGTATGCAACTGATTAGTCACAAATTAGGTGGTAAAGTTGAGAGTGCTTCTGAAAGCGAATATGGTGTAGCACCTATTGAGCTTAAAGCTAAGTCAGAACTCTTTGCTAACACTCCTGAAACACAAGATGTTCTCATGAGCCACGGTGACCGTGTTGTTGAAATTCCAGAAGGCTTCCATGTTGTTGCGACTTCTCCAAACAGCCCATTTGCTGCTGTTGAAAATACAGAACGTAACATCTATGGTATCCAATTCCACCCTGAAGTACGTCACTCTGTATATGGTACAGATATGCTCCGCAACTTCGCTTTAAATATTTGTGGTGCTAAAGGCGATTGGTCAATGGAAAGCTTCATTGATATGCAAATCGCAAAAATCCGTGAGCAAGTTGGGGATAAAAAAGTATTGCTTGGTCTTTCAGGCGGTGTAGACTCATCTGTAGTAGGCGTTCTTTTACAACGTGCTATCGGTGATCAACTCACATCTATCTTTGTTGACCACGGTTTCCTTCGTAAAAATGAAGGCGACCAAGTTATGGATATGCTGGGTGACAAATTCGGCTTGAATATTATTCGTGTAAATGCTGAAGAACGTTTCATGAATAAATTGGCTGGAGTTGCTGATCCAGAGAAAAAACGTAAAATTATTGGTAATGAATTTGTCTACGTTTTTGACGATGAAGCTTCAAAACTTAAAGATGTTAAATTCCTTGCTCAAGGCACACTTTATACAGACGTTATCGAATCAGGAACGGATACAGCTCAAACAATCAAGTCTCACCACAATGTTGGTGGCTTGCCAGAAGATATGCAATTTAAACTGATTGAGCCTTTGAATACACTTTTCAAAGATGAAGTTCGTGCTCTTGGTACTGAGCTAGGCATGCCTGATGAAATCGTATGGCGCCAACCTTTCCCAGGTCCAGGTCTTGCTATCCGAGTTATGGGTGACTTAACACCTGAGAAAATCGAAGTTGTACGTGAATCAGACGCAATCCTTCGTGAAGAAATCGCTGCTGCTGGTTTAGACCGCGACGTGTGGCAATACTTCACAGTTAACACTGGTGTACGTTCAGTTGGGGTCATGGGAGACGTCCGTACTTACGACTACACTCTTGCTATCCGTGCGATTACTTCTATCGATGGTATGACAGCTGAGTTTGCTAAACTCCCTTGGGATGTCTTGCAAAAAATCTCTGTTCGTATCGTAAATGAGGTGGATCACATCAACCGCGTAGTCTACGATATCACCTCTAAACCACCAGCAACTGTTGAGTGGGAGTAATAGTTAGATAAAATAGCTAATATAGAAAAATAAAATCGCTCTGTTGAGCGGTTTTTGTTTTGCCAAAAATGATATGTTATAATCATAATAGGAGAATTAAATTATGAAAAAAATTATATTGGCATTTGTTCCTTTCGTTTTATTGGCAGCTTGTGGCTCTAAAGAAAAGGAGGATACCTCACAATTTGCTAAAGACACTAGTGTGAGTTCACAGAATTCTACTCATGCTTCTTCATCTTCTGTATCCTCGACGAGTAGCTCCAGCACGACCAGTTCTTTTTCTGAATCAAAGTCCAGCACACCTTCAGTCTCAGGTTGGGAAGATTTAACTTTGAATCAAAAAATTGCTTTGCTTATACAAAAAGGAGATAAAGAATTTACAGCACCTGCGAATAAACTATCTGCAGAAGAACTTTATCAACAAGATATTTCTCATGAATGGGCGATGAGTGGAACGATAGACAAAGGCTCAATCCTTATCCCTGAAATGGTTAGTAATGATATATACCGAATTTCCACACAAGGAAATATAGTAACCATTGAATTTGGGAACGCAATGATCCAAAATAAACAATTTCCTAAGGAAGAACTTTTTACTGAATTTTATGGCGATGCTACTTCTCAAGAAAAAACGGATATTTTAGCCTCTAAAGTTGTATCTTTAGAACGTCTTCAAGAAGTTATTGACGAAAAATTTTCTGCTCGTTAATTTTTATTCCTTTATCCAAAAAAGTCCACCTTAATGAGGTAGACTTTTTTTATTACTTCACAACCATGACATTACAGCGTGCATGATCAATAACATAAGCCGTGGTTGACCCTACCAATAATCGGTCAAAAGCACCTTTACCAGTAACCCCAATGACAATCAAATCGATGTCATGCTCTTCAGCAAAATCGATAATTTCTTTTTTGGGAGATCCTTCTACGCGGAAACTTTTAAATTCTACCTGTTTCTTAATAAGTTCGGTAGCACGTTCAATGATAGCACGGGACTGTTCTTCTAAGTTTTCGAGAATAAGCGGAATGCCATAAGCCGAACCATAGAGACGGACATCATCTTTAACATTCAACACAAAAAGTGATGTTTCATTTCTCATGGCTATTTTAACTGCTTCAAGTACAGCCTTATCTGATTGCTCAGAACCATCTACTGCGACTAAAATGTTTTGGTATTTTTCTCTCATAAAAAGCCTCCCTTATTCTTAAATTGTTGAGTAAATCCTCTATAAGTATATTTTAAATTAAAAAGAGAGAAAAAGATAATAATATGGTTGGAATAATGGAAAAAAAATCTTAGTCTGAGAATATGTTTCTTTTACTGCTATTATTTTGTTGGCCGTTTTAGCTCAAATGTATCCCCTAAAGCTGTATAAGCTCTTCCAGAAAGTCGGGCCACTGGGTCTAATTTTTCAGCTTTGACATAGAATTTATCTACATCAAAAACGGAGTCATCCATAAGAATATTTTTAACTTCCAGAAGCATAAGATGACTTGTTTTTCCGACAGGAATATGCTGATGAAGGACTACTTCTAAATGCACTTTAGCATTTTTAATGGCGGGCACTTTGACTTCTTTAGAATCTATTAAATCGATATCAAATTTTTCGACTTCACTTACCTCAGCAGCAAGCGGTGCTGAGGTTTGATTCATCTCTTCGACATTCTTGGTGTTAACGAGCTGAATCACTCCTTCTTTTGTGTCCAGAAGGTTTCGAACAGAATCTTTCATTTCGGTCATTGCAATGGACACGATAATTGGATCTTTAGAAACAACGTTAAAAAAACTAAAAGGAGCAGCATTTACTAAACCTTGACTGTTTTGAGTGGTAAGCCAAGCAATCGGACGTGGCACCACAAGTCCCGATATCAGCTTATAAGCATCCTTACTGCTTATATCTTTTGTCTTATATGATTTCATCATTTTCTCCTTATTTGACGATTCCTAATTTTTTCCATGGTCCATAAAGAATCATCTTTTCGACTTCGATGTGCATCTGAAGTATCTAGTGGGCGTAACTGAGCTGCTGTTCGTGCCTTTATCACCTCTTCTTCTGGAAAGAGATGTGGAGGTAAACTCAGATCCAGTCCTGCTTCCTCACGACTTTCATCAATCCAAAATCCGGAAGTAATAAGTGCTTCCTCATAGCTGTCTACTTTTCCAGAACCAGCACGTACCATATCTAACGCACCAATCCCGGGCGTATCTGTCGCAATTTCGAAAAGTACACCTGGAGCAACTCTAACATACTCACTGGAGAAATAAAACCTATCTACTAGCCCTGAATGCGGCATACCATATGATTTAATACGTTCAATCCAATAGCTGAGAGTTTCTAGATTTTTCGTTCTTAAAGCCAAGTGGTGAATAGTACCCGCGCCTTGGTAAGATCTACTTTCTTCCTTATCTTGTTCCACAATAATTGCTGCACCATTACCGCCCTCTGCTACTTCAAATAGAGTAAAGTGACCCTCTGTCTCTGCTTTTCTAAAACCAAATACTTCTTCAAGTAATTGATGGAAAATATTCACTTCTGAAAGTTTAATAAAGACAGGACCTAGACCAAGTATCGCATGCTCGACTGGCACATTCGAAAGTTGCCACGGTTTACCTGGGGCAGGCACACCTTGATTATGTTCATCAGAAATAAGCTGGTAATACTGCCCATCAAAGTCTTCAAACTCTAAATATTTTTTGCCAAAACGTTCTGAAATGAGTCCATGAGGAACTCCAGCATCGTTGAATCTTTGCAACCAGTAGTTCAATGAGTCATCGCTGGCAACACGAAAAGAGCTCCGCTCAATACTGTTAATGCCATGCTTACCCAAGCCTATACCTGGGAAATCAAAAAACGTCATATCGGTCCCAGCATTACCATCCTCATCTGTAAAATAGAGATGATAAGTTTCATAGTCATCTTGATTCACTGTTAGTTTTGCCAACCGAAGTCCCAAAATATTTGTGAAGAAATCATAGATTTTTTGGGCGCTTGAGGTAATGGCTGTAACGTGATGTACGCCACCCAAGATAAATTCTGGATCTAGTCTTTTCATAATAACTTCCTTTACTCTTTTTGTTTACAGTTGTAAACCTTATTTTTATTATATCATCTCTTCAGTAATTTTCAAGAATCTTGTATTTCAAAAATGTATCTCTTAGAAGAGATACATTTTCTATACTTTAAAATAATTTAATAATAGCTGACAAAATAAGAGCTCTGTGATACTATCTTTCGCTTTTTCTTCCTTAATCTCTTTAACTAAGCAGTTCAGCACGTGTTCTTTTTCACGATAAGTCGCAGCCGAAACACCTCTATGAAAGAGTTCATAATTTTCTGGGGCAAAGATTTCATCATGATTATCTAAAAGCTTTTTAAGATTTAATGCTTGATTTTTCAAATCAGTATGCCGAGTAATATTACTAAAAATTTCTTCCATGTACTGAATCACTTCCATCATGAGTTCTTTTTCAGTAATTACTTCTTTGTCAGAACTATCTGCACCCACACTCCACACGTCAAGAATTCTTGACGAAGCGGAAGAAAAGAGAAGACTAAACTGACTAATCTCTTCTGTTCTCAAATAGAAATGATAAGCCAGCTGTAGAGGATAAGCTAAACGATACATTTCTGAATGACTTAATGAATTTTTAGATGGATTTAGAGAAGAATAACTTTTGTTGATAAACTCAAAATGACTTTTTAATAAATCGACAATCATTTCACGTATTCTCTCATCATTGGAAACCAAAGGTAAGTATAAGCTCGCTTGCATAGCCGAATGTTGAAGCCATTGATTTGAAGCTCCGCGTATTAATTGGTGGTTTTTACCCCTTTCTTTGCTTTCCAAATGATTAACCAGTCTATCTTTAAAACAACTTCTAAATACAATAGCCCAGTCCGGATTAATTTCTTCACTCAGGGTTTCGATTCGAAAAATCGATTTCCTGCTTTCCATCGATAGTCTGATTGTATGCATCACTCTCCTCCTTGCTTATTATTTTATTAGTTCCATATTTTCATACACGATATCTCCATCAAACTTTCTAAAAAGTCGTCCGTCAGAATGGTGATATGTCCCATTTTTCTATTTACTTTAGCCTCCAATTTCCCATAATCATGGATATGCCATTCGGGTTGATTATGCGTTATTTTTTCAATTTTAGGAACATCTTGACCAAGTATATTTATCATAATAGCCTTTTTTAAAAGACGTGGCTCTGGCAACTCTTCACCAAGTATTCCCTTAATATGCAAATCAAATTGTGAAAAATCACATGCTTCAATTGTATAATGACCTGAGTTATGTGGACGAGGAGCTAATTCATTAACATAAATTTCGCCAGACTCAGTAAGAAACATTTCCACACAAAGTGTACCTGAAAGCTGAAGTTTTCGGGCAATCGCTAAAGCTAACTCTTCTGCTTTTTCACTCACTTCAGGAAGAACTGGCGCTGGTGCTAGTGTTCGATGTAATATGTTATTGATATGCTCATTTTGACACAAAGGAAAAGTAACAAAGTCTTTCCCATTTCCGCTTATAATCATCGAAATTTCACTAGAAAAATCAACGAAATCTTCTAATACACATTCTGCCCTATCGGCCAATTTTATCGCTTTTTCTAAGTCCTGATCTGTCTTTAAGACAACTTGACCATGACCGTCATAGCCTCCTGTTACAGTTTTCAAAACCTGTGTTCTTGTTACTGTGTCAGGGAGATCCTCAGCCTTCATAATAAGCTTCCAAGGTGCTATCTTGACATTACAACGTTCTAAGAAATTTTTTTCTAGTTTGCGGTTCTGCGTAATTTCTAACAATCTGATTCCTTGAGGAATATCAACGCAGGCATCCAAGGCATGGAGTGCCTCTGCTGATACATTTTCAAACTCATAAGTGATTAAGTCACACGCATAAGCCAATTTGAGGAGTTCATCAACATTATCATAATCCGCTACGATTAATTCATCTGAACATTTAGCTGCTGGACAAC
This window encodes:
- the guaA gene encoding glutamine-hydrolyzing GMP synthase, with product MSDKQLEKIIVLDYGSQYNQLIARRIREIGVFSELMSHKVTAQEIREINPLGIVLSGGPNSVYDEGSFDIDPEIFDLGLPILGICYGMQLISHKLGGKVESASESEYGVAPIELKAKSELFANTPETQDVLMSHGDRVVEIPEGFHVVATSPNSPFAAVENTERNIYGIQFHPEVRHSVYGTDMLRNFALNICGAKGDWSMESFIDMQIAKIREQVGDKKVLLGLSGGVDSSVVGVLLQRAIGDQLTSIFVDHGFLRKNEGDQVMDMLGDKFGLNIIRVNAEERFMNKLAGVADPEKKRKIIGNEFVYVFDDEASKLKDVKFLAQGTLYTDVIESGTDTAQTIKSHHNVGGLPEDMQFKLIEPLNTLFKDEVRALGTELGMPDEIVWRQPFPGPGLAIRVMGDLTPEKIEVVRESDAILREEIAAAGLDRDVWQYFTVNTGVRSVGVMGDVRTYDYTLAIRAITSIDGMTAEFAKLPWDVLQKISVRIVNEVDHINRVVYDITSKPPATVEWE
- a CDS encoding universal stress protein: MREKYQNILVAVDGSEQSDKAVLEAVKIAMRNETSLFVLNVKDDVRLYGSAYGIPLILENLEEQSRAIIERATELIKKQVEFKSFRVEGSPKKEIIDFAEEHDIDLIVIGVTGKGAFDRLLVGSTTAYVIDHARCNVMVVK
- a CDS encoding flavin reductase family protein; amino-acid sequence: MKSYKTKDISSKDAYKLISGLVVPRPIAWLTTQNSQGLVNAAPFSFFNVVSKDPIIVSIAMTEMKDSVRNLLDTKEGVIQLVNTKNVEEMNQTSAPLAAEVSEVEKFDIDLIDSKEVKVPAIKNAKVHLEVVLHQHIPVGKTSHLMLLEVKNILMDDSVFDVDKFYVKAEKLDPVARLSGRAYTALGDTFELKRPTK
- a CDS encoding ring-cleaving dioxygenase; translated protein: MKRLDPEFILGGVHHVTAITSSAQKIYDFFTNILGLRLAKLTVNQDDYETYHLYFTDEDGNAGTDMTFFDFPGIGLGKHGINSIERSSFRVASDDSLNYWLQRFNDAGVPHGLISERFGKKYLEFEDFDGQYYQLISDEHNQGVPAPGKPWQLSNVPVEHAILGLGPVFIKLSEVNIFHQLLEEVFGFRKAETEGHFTLFEVAEGGNGAAIIVEQDKEESRSYQGAGTIHHLALRTKNLETLSYWIERIKSYGMPHSGLVDRFYFSSEYVRVAPGVLFEIATDTPGIGALDMVRAGSGKVDSYEEALITSGFWIDESREEAGLDLSLPPHLFPEEEVIKARTAAQLRPLDTSDAHRSRKDDSLWTMEKIRNRQIRRK
- a CDS encoding glycoside hydrolase family 125 protein: MHTIRLSMESRKSIFRIETLSEEINPDWAIVFRSCFKDRLVNHLESKERGKNHQLIRGASNQWLQHSAMQASLYLPLVSNDERIREMIVDLLKSHFEFINKSYSSLNPSKNSLSHSEMYRLAYPLQLAYHFYLRTEEISQFSLLFSSASSRILDVWSVGADSSDKEVITEKELMMEVIQYMEEIFSNITRHTDLKNQALNLKKLLDNHDEIFAPENYELFHRGVSAATYREKEHVLNCLVKEIKEEKAKDSITELLFCQLLLNYFKV
- the purK gene encoding 5-(carboxyamino)imidazole ribonucleotide synthase, with product MVYNKNMQNKKKTIGIIGGGQLGQMMAISAQYMGHKVITLDPNPSCPAAKCSDELIVADYDNVDELLKLAYACDLITYEFENVSAEALHALDACVDIPQGIRLLEITQNRKLEKNFLERCNVKIAPWKLIMKAEDLPDTVTRTQVLKTVTGGYDGHGQVVLKTDQDLEKAIKLADRAECVLEDFVDFSSEISMIISGNGKDFVTFPLCQNEHINNILHRTLAPAPVLPEVSEKAEELALAIARKLQLSGTLCVEMFLTESGEIYVNELAPRPHNSGHYTIEACDFSQFDLHIKGILGEELPEPRLLKKAIMINILGQDVPKIEKITHNQPEWHIHDYGKLEAKVNRKMGHITILTDDFLESLMEISCMKIWN